Within Quercus lobata isolate SW786 chromosome 5, ValleyOak3.0 Primary Assembly, whole genome shotgun sequence, the genomic segment TCTTAATAGCATATAGCTATTTGGGAAACGAGACCAATTAGGGTCGAGACTGGTTGGATTCCATTCCTAATGCATTATTTTTGACATTAATgaaacatatataaaagaaactagcctcatcacaaGCGCATTGTGCGTGCAAtggggtttttttgttttgtttgagaatctaatttatacgtggataaagcaatttgaaaatcaataggAAAGTGACcatattttgtaggcaatattttagtgggagttagagttgtatttttaccagattattctttagttttgtctctacttaaacattggggtgtaggggtatttttgaacaaaaaaaatgaaaatcccAAACAAGAAAAGTCTCTTAAACAATAGTGTAGATGACAAAGTTTAGCTGTAAACTTGATTGTAACCTAAGGCTatagatttcttttaaaaaattagcatttttatgtattttgaaaatttaattgttaaattgtatgttttttatactcttaacacacatatcaaattttgtgtcaaatagatattatttactatatgatctataaacttattttatatacataattttatactacaaaaaattgaaatttaatcaattgattgatgacatatctattgatctttaattttctagaaattttgtaaacatgaaagatataagaagaaaatgtaatccaatgatagatttgtcaaaattcacattcaataaaaatatattaagtgaAATTGTAGacttaggctacaactaagttagttgccaaactttgtcctaaaagaaatgacaaaatttagttacaaacttagttgtagcctaaaagcattcacatcagtctCCACAAATGTTTGTAGGGCAATAGCATAATTGGAGTATGCTAGACCCAATAGAATTAAAGTCACACTGTGCTTGGGTGCAAATTGACGGATTGGGTGTGTAATTACCCATTTATTTACCATATACAACAAATCCATGGGACAACCATATATAACAACACCATATTACGACAATTAAAACCCCAACAAAATCCATGACAAAAATCTCATCACAATCACAATAACAAACCCACATAAagaactccaaaaaaaaaaaaaaaaaggaaaaaagaaaaaaagaaaattgaacaaaCCCAACCACCATAGGACTACCACCACGATACTACCATTAGAATTTGCCACGACACAACCCATCAAAATCCCAACAAACCCAAAgccaacaaaacccacaacaaaaacccatcaaacccacataaaaataaaaaccatcaaAACCAAACAAGCTCAAACCTAACCATCACAACACCACCACCATGGAACCACCATAAAAAACCTAAAGCCAACAAAACCCACATAAAAACCCATCAAAACCACAAAACCCACATCAAAAccccacaaaaccaaacaaacctaACCACTGCCACCACAGCACCACCATCAGAAACCCAACAAACCCATAGCcaataaaatccaaacccataaaaaccaaacaaatccaAAGCCTACCGTCACAGTACTACCACCACACTACCATTTGCTTTTATCTACTTCGATCTGTGGGTTGCtatgtatgagagagagagagagaggtgaaaaaaaatcaaatatatatatattttttataactaacAAAAAGTGGTTTCACGCCAAAAGAAGTGTGTGACTACTTCTCGTTAAAATTTTTGGACTAGTTTGGTGAGACTGAtacatgattttatttatttatttatttattttgaatctatagttttatataaaatagctacactgatatgaatgctctaaggttacaactctctttaaaaaaattaatatgactaTATTTTTAAAGTCTAATCgttaaattgcatattctttctattattaacacacacataaaattttatatcaatcagatgtaatttactatttgtgctataaacttattttttattcatattttagattataaaaactaaaaatttaaatatttaattgataatataactattaatttgtaatattctgaaaattttgcaacCATGAATGAtagaataagaaaatatattccaatggtgaatttttcaaaattttcatccaataaaaagatattgaatataGTTATAGTCTTAaactacaaccaagtttataGCCAAAATTTGtcctaaaagaaaaatgagggGAAATTGGAGTGCTAAGAGTAAAGGCATACAAATATTgagaaataataatagaatgtgtaaaaaataaattataaataaaatatataaaaatatatccaattacatacaaaaaatttaattatatatcaaataaaacttttaaggccaaaaaaaaaaaaaataaataaataaaaacaaaacccatcaaGGCAGCAATACAAGATGACTAAGGCAGAAACTAGACCAAAAGCTCCTCAAGGCAATGCTAAGTTATACCAATGTAAAAAACCTATAAATATCAATTATTGGTCCATAGTGCTATAGCTGCAGAGCTCCAAAATATACTCATTCTAACAAAGGTACCAAAACCAAAACCGAATAAAGATCAACATATCCATGCAAACCACAAAATTCATAAAACCTAGATTAAAAGTACCCATACCCATGTTCATAAGATGAATGGCTCAAATCAAAAATGAAAGACTCGTCAACATCCAAAAATATGTAGGGTGCTCTCGATGTTACTAAACCAATTACTTCTTGTCTTCCTTCTCAGCCTCTGCTGCTTTCTTCTGCCTGGCACCAACATGACGGACGTTCATCCGCTCAAGACGGAGTTTGTCATATGCCTTGAATGATTTCATTTCTTCAGTAACCTTCACAAGCTCCACAGATGGCTTCTCACGTACAATGGGCAAGTATGGGCCTTGGACCTGTGTGGCAGATGCAAGTTCCTCAGGTGCAGAATCACCAGCCTGCAAGAAATGTGAGAAAATGAGACATCAGTGAACACAATTACATAATTAAGCATACATTTGTGCAATAAATGCAGTTCAGACATTAAAACAAACCTTAAATTTGCCAACACGCCTTGGGAAGACAACCAATTTGGCCTTAAATGTCTTCAGCCTCTGCACATTAACCTGAAGACCCTCCAAAGAACGATTCCTTCTGCGATGATCAACTGCAATCCCAATGGACTGTGCATACTTCTTGGGAATACCTGCAGCCTGTTTATAAAAGAATATTGGGGATTAAGCTGTTATACCATAACACATAACAGGATATGATACCAGCAGAAGCTTACAAGTTACAGCAAACAAAAGATACAGCCCATCTTATAGACAAGCAAGAATTGCATGAATGGGCTTTGCTTACATATTGCTTAAATACCGTAAACAATGATGCTAGGGaaatttctagttttttttaaatgtactaCAAAATGATGTGTCATCTTTTAAacatacaccaaaaaaaaaatttttttttttttttttttggtatttttattgATGTGGCACCAATTACATAAGTTGCCATGTCAGATTATAAGccttttgtaataaaattagtGGTACTTGTAGCATTCTCCTACTATTATTTAGGagagaaagaagacaggaatCAGCCTTATGTCCAGTTCTGAGAGAGCAGCCATTTATCcttgaatatttttaaaataccaTTTTCTAGAAATAGTTATCGAAATTCAGAAAATCTGcactgtgaaaaaaaaaaaaaaaaacatatgattCATATGGTGCTTCCCAACATCAAGGagaacttcaaaaaataaaagttaatacAAAACTATGACTTTCCTACCATATAGACAAGTAgtaaaaaaaacacagaattCACAAGTCAGCATTCTGGAAGGAAAACTTTAACAGAAGTACAAGGATGACATAAAAGCACCCCACCTTTAATTCTTCCAAAGAAAAGCCCCTCCCAGATCTCACTTTCATATTGTACTTCAGTGTCTGCCCATGTACAATAGGACGGAGTTTTCCAGTAGTTGGGCGGGGGAAAATTTTGACAGCCTTCTTCTGGCGAGCTAGGAATGATTTAACATATTGGTCAGTCAAAATTATTTGGCATCAAATGGGAGGGTGGATCATGTATGTGTGTATTAACCATCAAAAATTGTAGCAATTCAGGACCAAAATAGGGAAAACCCAAATGGGAGAAATTACAATACCCACcaattcttcttctctctttccgaGCTGGTTGATTGAACCATGTCTTTACGTAGTTCTGCCAATGCTTTTTAAAATGCCCATTAGGGATAACATTGTTGTGCTTCACCATTTCTTACctgtaaataaattcaaattatgtacaaattgaattacaaaaaagtGAGCAAGGAAAAGCTTAGATACAGAGCAAGCCACAAATTGAAtgcacccaacaaaaaaaatacatctctttaaaaaaataaaaactcacacAAATAAAgatctcttttttgtttatcaCTGCTTAATCTAAACATGCTTTTGACAGTCACTAAAATCTAATAAACCATGTTCTTTTAATAatatcctctctcttttttctttttcttttttaatatattctcctacatttaaaaaaaaaaaaaaaaaaaaaaaaaaaaaaaaaaaccatttttcatCAAAGAATAAACATACCCACCGTCACCAGAAGCCAATCTAATTCTCTAGTTTCTCAAACTTACAGCAAAATCATATCCACTATGCTCTATTGTCTAATATTCTATGCCGTGGTATAGatgaacaaaaaacaaatgcaaaatgtTACAACTGGTTCTATCTATCTACCTCAAAATcaatctaatataaataaaaccagatgcaaatcaatatatatatatacaccttaCATGCTACACAAACAAAGATAAGAGTGAACTCAgaagagaaagggaaaagagaggaaagagtatcagagagagagagagtcttacCAGTGGGAGATGGCGGTGGCGTGGGGTGTGGGTTTGGTCTGAAGGTGAGCGGCGGCTTAGAGAGAAGAAGGTTTTTGGTACTATGGGATATTATGGGGTTAACGAATGTACTTCTACTTGTGTCTGTGGACTTTGTTTTTGTccctttctttactttcttcCTTGTAACTTTgccctttgtttttgtttttttttttttttttttttgttatgttggGATGGCCAATTTCCCCTCTCCTCTTTTGGGGCCTATTATATTCCCCActatttcattttaataaattatatttaccttaaaaaaataaagaaagaaaattgtagttgggtagggttttatgttttagtcTTTTTACacttaaaagattttttttttttttttttttttggggcaatAAGACCTTTTAGTTAAAGTTCAATTCAACCttgcagctttttttttttttcctttttgggttaaacaagcatatatatatatatatatatatatatatatatatattaaaacaaactAAGGAACCACAAGCCTGTTACAAACATGGTCGGCTTTATCACTAGCAAAGAGATATTCCATCACAGGTGGTGAGTTATACAAAATATGGTGGTCTGAATGAAGATCAACCCGAATCCTAGTTAACTATCAGCACACTTATTCGCCTCCCTATAAACATGCGCCACAATGTAGTTAAGGAACGTCTTCATCAAGTTCCTGTAGTTAGATAATAAAGGTTCAAGGCTAAGGTTAACCACAGAAAAATTAGAAAGTAAATAAACAAGGAATTCAGCATCCATATCCACACAAATGTTTTCTAGGTTACGTTGTTTGgccaaaaaaaacccatcttTGATGGCCCATAGTTTAGCCAGGATACTTGAAGTGTTCCCCAGCTTCCTCAAATAAACCGAAATCCAATCCCCATTGCTGCATCTAAGCACAGCCCCTCCTTCAGCCTTCTTCGGGTTTCCCAAAACCAAGCCATTTGAGTTTAACTTCACCCATCCCACTTGGGGTTTTTTCTAAGTCACCTGGGCTAGAACTCTTCTCGGCTTTTTGGGATTTTCAAGAACAATTGCAAAGAACTCAGCACCTTTTTTAATGTAGTGAGCAGTGACATTAGGATCAATTCTACCATCACAGAATATAATCTTGTTCCTTTGGAGCCAGATTAGCCAAAGTGCTTGAGGGAAGAGCATTTTCCAAGGAATACAAGGTTGAGGATAAAACTCAGACAAGCTGTAATTTCTCTTTAGCCATTCCAGGAGGGGAAGATCATAAAAAGCCTTATTTGTACTCGAAATGCCCAATTCTGTCCACACTCTTTTAGTGCCAGGGCAATCTCGTAGGGCATGGATGGTAGATTTAGTTGTATTGCCACACAATTCACAAGTCCTACAAAGGTTAAAACCCCTTGAACCAAGCACTTCACGAGTAGGAATGCTATTTTGAGATGAGagccacacacaaaaaaaaaaaagaaaaaagaaaaaaaaaggatcctCGATGCAGTGTTAGCATCCCAAACCCACCTACAAGGATGAGTATCGAGGTTCAAAGGATTTAAACCTTTTGCAAGGAGATATGCAGACTTTAGGGAGAAGGAACCATCATTTGAGAAAGCCCAAATAAGCCTATCTTTATGATCTGGACAAGAAGCTAAAGGTATACCTTGTATGTCATTAATAATGTTTGTTGGAAGATTGAAGGAAATCCCATTGGGGTTAGTTAGGAACATCTTCACTGAcatatttttttctcccttgGTAAGGGGTCCCTCAATCTGCTTCCTTAAGGGACTTGATGGGAGCCAAAAATCATCCCATAAGCCCACCTCTTCCCCATTGGCAATTGCCCATTTCAAACCTTTGTTGAAGATAATTCCCCCTTTGTTGTAGGCAGCCCAAATTTTTGAAGTAGGGAGGCTTCTACCACCTTCTCTAAGTCTCGTGACAGTTAAATATTTGCTTATTAGCATTTGTGCCCAAGGGCAGTTTGGGCTTGAAGCAATTCTCCAACATAGTTTTGCCAATAAAGCAGCATTCCTAGCCTTAACCTTGCAACTTCATTTTCAGTGTTTTGAAtctcaaatttattcaattcagtATTCCTATTTGGTCTTTGTTGAAATTACGTCAGAATTTTACCATTAATGGCCAtggaattttgttttcttttttcaaagtttttttaattaaaaaatataaaaaaaaaaaacaaaaaaaaaacaatttttttttccaaaaaaaaaa encodes:
- the LOC115988500 gene encoding 60S ribosomal protein L13-1 produces the protein MVKHNNVIPNGHFKKHWQNYVKTWFNQPARKERRRIARQKKAVKIFPRPTTGKLRPIVHGQTLKYNMKVRSGRGFSLEELKAAGIPKKYAQSIGIAVDHRRRNRSLEGLQVNVQRLKTFKAKLVVFPRRVGKFKAGDSAPEELASATQVQGPYLPIVREKPSVELVKVTEEMKSFKAYDKLRLERMNVRHVGARQKKAAEAEKEDKK